The following are encoded together in the Paraburkholderia sp. BL10I2N1 genome:
- a CDS encoding response regulator: MTSSLPILPARILVVDDHPINRAVLASQLEGLGLSCVTLASAAEALDTLKDGCFDLLMTDLYMPQMSGAELARRAREMSTIQIVLLTGREDMKYADAGPDSPFDAVVIKPASLDVLRSCLWRLLPGDASPTILSLPANARSVQPDVFDLSELDALEAHGIDLRAFARDWCQSVEDDLAQLDFFRRKDDLKGIRDQLHRLGGAAGLVGAHGLMNGLEEANLTLQAIMTSMVDDLVEQLRVLMRQVSERGVAL, encoded by the coding sequence ATGACCAGCTCGTTGCCGATATTGCCGGCGCGTATTCTCGTGGTCGATGACCATCCGATCAACCGCGCGGTCCTTGCAAGCCAGCTCGAAGGTCTCGGCCTGTCCTGCGTGACGCTCGCTTCCGCGGCCGAAGCGCTTGATACGCTGAAGGATGGATGCTTCGACCTGCTGATGACAGATCTGTACATGCCTCAGATGAGCGGTGCTGAACTCGCGAGGCGTGCACGCGAAATGTCGACAATTCAGATCGTACTACTGACCGGTCGAGAGGACATGAAGTACGCTGACGCGGGCCCCGACTCGCCGTTCGACGCAGTTGTGATCAAGCCGGCCTCGCTCGATGTGCTGCGAAGCTGTCTCTGGCGACTACTCCCGGGCGACGCATCGCCAACGATTCTGTCGCTCCCAGCAAATGCGCGGAGCGTGCAACCTGACGTGTTCGATCTCAGTGAGCTCGATGCGCTGGAGGCGCACGGTATCGATCTTCGAGCGTTCGCGAGGGACTGGTGTCAGTCCGTCGAAGACGATCTGGCGCAACTGGACTTTTTTCGTCGCAAGGACGATCTCAAAGGCATACGCGATCAGTTGCATCGCCTTGGCGGTGCTGCCGGTCTTGTCGGCGCGCACGGACTGATGAATGGGCTCGAAGAAGCCAACTTGACCTTGCAGGCAATCATGACCAGCATGGTGGACGATCTGGTGGAACAGCTAAGGGTGCTGATGCGGCAGGTCAGCGAACGCGGCGTTGCACTATGA
- a CDS encoding response regulator transcription factor has product MKRIAVVDDHPIVRGTLSRVLSADAELQVIGEAGDGESGLKIALAEKPDLIILDLDLPRLDGLSLIRRVRSQDDKIRILVLSAKPEQVMASHTRIAGANGYVGKGREVGELLTAVKTILFGYDCFPADIAGTLRGGGELSRLSPREVEVLQYLARGVSNKEISVRLSVSDKTISTYKTRIQEKLGLSSLVALIEFASLHKLID; this is encoded by the coding sequence ATGAAAAGAATCGCTGTTGTCGACGATCATCCGATTGTTCGCGGAACCTTGTCCCGCGTTCTGAGCGCAGATGCAGAACTGCAGGTGATCGGTGAAGCTGGAGACGGTGAGAGCGGTCTGAAAATCGCTCTGGCTGAAAAGCCGGATCTCATCATTCTCGATCTTGACCTGCCGCGTCTTGATGGTCTTTCGCTGATCCGGCGCGTTCGTTCGCAGGATGACAAAATCCGCATTCTGGTTCTTTCCGCCAAACCGGAGCAGGTTATGGCCAGTCATACCCGCATTGCCGGCGCGAATGGTTATGTCGGAAAAGGCAGGGAGGTCGGCGAACTGCTGACCGCAGTGAAAACGATCCTTTTCGGCTACGACTGCTTCCCCGCCGATATCGCCGGCACGTTGCGCGGTGGCGGCGAACTCAGCAGACTGTCGCCGCGTGAAGTGGAGGTGCTTCAGTATCTCGCGCGCGGCGTGAGCAACAAGGAGATCTCGGTCCGCCTGTCCGTCAGTGACAAGACGATCAGCACTTACAAGACGCGTATTCAGGAGAAGCTCGGGCTATCGTCACTGGTTGCGCTGATCGAATTCGCCTCCCTTCACAAGCTGATCGACTGA
- a CDS encoding OmpA family protein: MRYSLIAIALAAVVAGCSSTVTRDRLQIQDPTVLQNGFGATQDRLAGAATPEWIATYGGAQNGAMLNDVQKRLNALGTRKDNYFGQKAQCWLDAARDERRRHDGWGFVEEALREANRMTSALETGNGFQVDNPDLRTAATVRPDLWKQILAAKTSPAFPTCAEAQRLTACSEVELIHAGHEAWTRNFDASQRIVDGVKKGMPGIAAALVACKVPEPLVVRVPEKMTLQGDATFRFNRGDLAGMLPAGQAKLERLAGDLKKVDDVTAIRIQGYTDRLGSDSYNRSLSRKRAETVMGYLQSRGITIPMSADGYGKDRPIVQCNDRNREALIECLEPNRRVELDFERRGHAATSASRSSAQTSPQ; this comes from the coding sequence ATGAGGTATTCACTGATCGCGATCGCGCTTGCCGCGGTGGTCGCGGGCTGTTCTTCGACCGTGACGCGCGACCGTCTCCAGATTCAGGACCCCACGGTCCTGCAGAACGGATTCGGCGCGACGCAGGATCGTCTTGCCGGCGCTGCCACGCCGGAATGGATTGCGACGTACGGCGGCGCGCAAAACGGCGCCATGCTGAACGACGTGCAAAAGCGTTTGAACGCGCTAGGTACGCGCAAGGACAACTATTTCGGCCAGAAGGCGCAGTGCTGGCTCGACGCGGCCCGCGACGAGCGTAGGCGGCACGATGGCTGGGGCTTCGTCGAAGAGGCGTTGCGAGAGGCCAACCGGATGACGTCGGCACTCGAAACGGGTAACGGATTCCAGGTCGACAACCCCGATCTCCGGACGGCCGCCACGGTGCGCCCGGATCTGTGGAAGCAGATCCTCGCCGCGAAGACGTCGCCGGCGTTTCCGACCTGCGCGGAAGCACAGCGCCTGACGGCGTGCTCGGAAGTCGAACTCATTCACGCCGGGCACGAAGCCTGGACGCGTAATTTCGACGCCAGCCAGCGCATTGTCGATGGCGTGAAGAAAGGCATGCCGGGCATCGCCGCCGCACTTGTTGCCTGCAAGGTGCCGGAGCCACTGGTCGTACGCGTTCCCGAAAAGATGACGTTGCAGGGCGACGCCACATTCCGTTTCAACCGTGGCGACCTGGCCGGCATGCTGCCAGCGGGCCAGGCGAAGCTCGAGCGGCTCGCCGGCGATCTGAAGAAGGTCGATGACGTGACGGCTATCCGCATCCAAGGTTACACGGACCGTCTCGGCAGTGACAGCTACAACCGCTCGTTGTCCAGAAAGCGTGCCGAAACGGTGATGGGCTATCTGCAAAGCAGGGGTATCACGATCCCGATGAGCGCAGACGGCTACGGGAAAGATCGCCCGATCGTCCAATGTAACGATCGAAACCGCGAGGCGCTGATCGAGTGCCTTGAACCCAATCGTCGTGTGGAGCTGGACTTCGAGCGCCGGGGGCACGCGGCGACGTCGGCATCGCGATCGTCAGCTCAGACATCGCCACAGTAG
- a CDS encoding IS630 family transposase has translation MNKMNLSEVEREELLSMQRSRTMAVGQVRRARLILLLDEGASRGSIMNELRCDSRFISTWQTRFASERLAGLCGRHPGRAPRRDLARLEARVLDYTLRRKPADGSTHWSSRRLAAQLGVPFMTVQRIWRKHDIRPHRLDTHMVSNDPDFEAKAADVIGLYLNPPLHAVVFCVDEKTAIQALDRKDRMLPLSPGRAESHGFEYKRNGTLSLFAALNVATGEVLGKTAPRHTSAQFVAFLTEVVAAQPAGQEIHVICDNVSSHKTDAVETFLADHTNVSIHYTPTYSSWLNQVENWFARIQRDVITRGVFNSTRDLDKKLMRYIRQYNKQAAPLKWKYSDPTRRIRCNSSGSMD, from the coding sequence ATGAACAAAATGAATCTGAGTGAAGTCGAGCGGGAAGAACTGCTGTCGATGCAGCGCAGCCGAACGATGGCCGTTGGCCAGGTGAGGCGAGCGCGGCTGATCCTGCTGCTCGACGAAGGGGCCTCGCGCGGGTCGATCATGAATGAGTTGCGATGCGATTCGCGTTTCATCTCGACATGGCAAACCCGCTTCGCCAGTGAGCGTCTGGCGGGCCTGTGCGGCAGGCACCCAGGTCGTGCGCCGCGCCGGGATCTGGCGCGTCTTGAGGCGAGAGTGCTCGACTATACGCTGCGACGCAAACCGGCCGACGGCTCGACGCACTGGAGCAGCCGCAGACTGGCCGCGCAACTGGGCGTGCCTTTCATGACGGTACAACGTATCTGGCGCAAGCACGACATCCGGCCGCATCGTCTCGATACCCACATGGTGTCCAACGATCCCGACTTTGAGGCCAAGGCTGCCGATGTGATCGGCCTGTACCTGAACCCGCCGTTGCATGCGGTGGTGTTCTGCGTGGACGAGAAAACGGCCATTCAGGCGCTTGATCGCAAAGATCGCATGTTGCCGCTCTCGCCCGGGCGCGCCGAGAGTCATGGCTTCGAATACAAACGCAATGGCACCCTGAGCCTGTTTGCGGCGTTGAATGTGGCCACTGGCGAAGTGCTGGGCAAGACTGCCCCACGCCATACCAGTGCCCAGTTCGTCGCGTTCCTCACCGAGGTGGTAGCGGCACAACCAGCCGGACAGGAGATTCACGTGATCTGCGACAACGTGAGCAGCCACAAAACCGACGCCGTTGAAACCTTTCTGGCTGATCATACGAACGTCTCGATCCATTACACCCCCACGTATTCGTCATGGCTGAATCAGGTCGAGAACTGGTTTGCCCGCATCCAGCGCGACGTCATCACGCGTGGGGTATTCAACAGCACCAGAGATCTCGACAAAAAGCTCATGCGCTACATCCGCCAATACAACAAACAGGCTGCCCCATTGAAATGGAAGTATTCCGATCCAACTCGACGCATCCGGTGCAATTCATCCGGTTCAATGGACTAG
- a CDS encoding creatininase family protein: MRFPLRRTFASAILFIATQTVFAQTPKTVFIESLTWTELRDQVQAGKTTIIIPIGGTEQSGPDVALGKHNARVAVLSQRIAEGLGNALVAPVIAYVPEGSYAPPTSHMRFPGTITIPDDVFERTLASAANSFAVHGFRNIVFLGDHGGYQNDIKRVVAQLNKAWSGSTTRAFVPPEYYGTSSDGYAQILRQHGLRDDEIGTHAGLADTSLLLAVEPQMVRLDRLRSGPKLGPADGVYGGDPRRSTAELGQLGIDAIVSRTIDAIRKDTAGR; encoded by the coding sequence ATGCGTTTTCCACTACGTCGAACTTTCGCGTCTGCTATTTTGTTCATCGCCACGCAGACAGTTTTTGCTCAAACTCCGAAAACCGTCTTCATCGAGAGCCTGACCTGGACCGAGCTGCGTGACCAGGTTCAGGCGGGCAAGACCACCATCATCATCCCCATCGGCGGAACCGAGCAAAGCGGTCCCGACGTCGCGCTGGGTAAGCACAACGCGCGGGTGGCCGTGTTGTCACAGAGAATCGCGGAGGGACTGGGCAACGCGCTCGTCGCACCGGTCATCGCCTATGTGCCTGAGGGAAGCTACGCACCGCCGACATCCCACATGCGCTTCCCCGGGACCATCACCATACCGGACGATGTGTTTGAAAGAACGCTGGCGTCCGCCGCCAACAGCTTTGCGGTGCATGGGTTCAGGAACATCGTCTTTCTGGGCGATCACGGCGGCTATCAGAACGACATCAAGCGGGTCGTTGCCCAGCTCAACAAAGCCTGGTCTGGGTCGACAACACGGGCCTTCGTACCGCCGGAATACTATGGCACCAGTTCGGATGGTTACGCACAAATCCTGCGCCAGCACGGCTTGCGCGATGACGAGATCGGCACGCACGCTGGACTCGCGGATACCTCATTGCTACTTGCAGTCGAGCCGCAAATGGTTCGGCTGGATCGACTGCGAAGCGGTCCGAAACTCGGACCGGCCGACGGTGTCTATGGCGGCGATCCGCGACGCTCGACAGCCGAACTCGGCCAGCTGGGTATCGATGCGATTGTGTCGCGGACGATCGATGCCATCAGGAAGGACACGGCGGGTCGCTAA
- a CDS encoding ESPR-type extended signal peptide-containing protein: protein MNNIHKSVWNEAVGAWVAVSELSKAKRKGSAKRGRAAAVVLGAGAVSFAPAVFAGSIVNCSGDGTEAASSQWVDAGTGKAWDGTKWGGTTGSLGGANCGGGSGVIIEEENSGNNDVNGSTAYIMVGKLASSDAGSITLYGPAGITLRGATTTTGTATFQAGADMSGTGIANLADGTSDKDAVNLGQLNQRTRYFHANSLQDVPQSDARADGGDSVAAGPWASASGTNSTAVGRGASALATESVALGANASAMSAQAVAIGAGANAVNAGSVALGAGSIAGRTNAVSVGTTTSQRQIINVAEGTAGTDAVNLNQLNAAIAGASGGGSPDAVAYDTSAHDRVTFGGVGAATPVTLTNLAAGKADTDAVNVSQLKAMGADLDDSGKATNAFVAYDDASKGTVTLKGAGGTRITGLSAATVNASSTDVVNGSQLYNTASSVADALGGASTVGADGRITKPAYTLDGNTYNDVGAALAAVDAKAASGAVDGVKYDTPAHDRVTFGGVGAATPVTLTNLAAGKADTDAVNVSQLKAMGADLDDSGKATNAFVAYDDASKGTVTLKGAGGTRITGLSAAAVNAGSTDAVNGSQLYNTASSVADALGGASTVGADGRITKPAYTLDGNTYNDVGAALAAVDAKAASGAVDGVKYDTPAHDRVTFGGAGAATPVTLTNLAAGKADTDAVNVSQLKAMGADLDDSGKATNAFVAYDDASKGTVTLKGAGGTRITGVSAATVNASSTDVVNGSQLYNTASSVADALGGASTVGADGRITKPAYTLDGNTYNDVGAALTAVNAKAGTGSADGVQYDTPVHDRVTFGGIGTTTPVTLTNLAPGQVSAGSKDAINGSQLYNTASTVAAALGGGSTVDISGNVTIPAYVIGLQTFSDVGSALDYATKYVKVTSTFSQTVASGDNAIAIGGGSLATHSGSVAIGTGARALFDNSIAIGTNSSTSEANTVSFGGPGNERRITNVADGKIETDVATVGQLTAMQKQLAAELTNIAPTSAQMALAAPMEALAAPMDASIFATPPVTSYIAVSDSVTQGAATYAAPDTTNAMAIGPVASAFGVNSTTIGAASSAMSLDATAVGAGAGAIAQGTTVIGANATSGAYATNGVAIGSYAKSEGVNTVAIGSSSNVLGENSAGIGTNVFVTAAATNAMALGASSTASAVGAVALGANSIADRANTISVGSSAAQRQLVNLAAGTTDTDAVNVGQLSGMTEALGGGAGVNADGTIRLPTYTIDGTPYSDVGAALVAVDSKAASGAMDGVKYDTSLHDKVTFGGVGASTPVTLTNLAAGKTDTDAVNVSQLKAMGADLDDSGKATNAFVAYDDASKGTITLKGAGGTSITGLSAAKLNAGSTDAVNGSQLYETNQNVANVAGDVTNLTNTVNNISNGGAGVKYFHANSTLEDSSATGTEAVAIGGNANATADTSVALGANASANVSNAVALGAGSVADRADTVSVGSAMLQRQIVNVAAGTADHDAVNVAQLKGVTAALGGGADVNGDGTIKPPSYKVGGRTYEDLGSALDAASAGGSPDAVLYDTSAHDRLTLGKDAPGEVVLTNVADATADTDAVNLRQLKAAGLTVDPETGASTNAFVTYDDLSKGAVTFNPGGTPTQLKNVAAGTDAFDAVNLSQMESYVATYAGSGNGGNGGNDGNGAVGPNAVQYDDASQNVVTLGGAGHDPVKLTNVAAGTEANDAVNFSQFSSLQSAVDNIAAGTGNTYISIGSSSDPSGGTPASASGTDSIAIGNGASAPGAAAIAIGAGTSTSGDHSVALGAGSSAPASNSVALGANSVADRDNSVSMGAAGAERQITNVAAGTTPTDAVNVGQMSSAINGVYQSMHDMDRDFRRGIASSAALNIVTPYLPGRTTLNAGVAGYRGQAALGIGVSRWNEKGTVNYNLGVSSAGGNSTIVRAGLGIVLGS from the coding sequence ATGAACAACATACATAAGTCTGTCTGGAATGAAGCGGTGGGCGCGTGGGTGGCCGTATCCGAATTGAGCAAGGCCAAACGGAAAGGATCTGCGAAACGCGGGCGCGCGGCTGCGGTTGTGCTGGGCGCAGGAGCGGTGTCGTTTGCGCCGGCGGTGTTTGCCGGGTCGATCGTTAACTGTTCGGGCGACGGGACCGAGGCGGCCAGCAGTCAGTGGGTGGACGCAGGTACCGGCAAGGCATGGGACGGCACGAAGTGGGGAGGCACGACAGGCAGTCTCGGGGGCGCCAATTGCGGCGGAGGCAGTGGGGTCATCATTGAGGAGGAAAACTCGGGCAACAACGACGTGAACGGCTCGACGGCATACATCATGGTCGGCAAGCTGGCCAGCAGCGATGCGGGTTCAATCACCCTCTACGGTCCGGCCGGAATCACGCTGCGTGGCGCGACGACCACGACCGGCACCGCCACTTTCCAGGCCGGTGCCGACATGAGCGGCACCGGCATCGCCAATCTCGCTGACGGCACGAGCGATAAGGATGCCGTCAACCTTGGGCAACTGAACCAGCGCACGCGGTACTTTCACGCGAATTCGCTACAGGACGTGCCGCAAAGCGATGCGCGTGCCGACGGCGGCGACTCGGTCGCGGCCGGTCCATGGGCGTCGGCAAGCGGTACTAACTCGACAGCAGTGGGGCGCGGAGCGAGCGCTCTCGCAACCGAATCAGTGGCGCTGGGAGCCAATGCCAGTGCGATGTCTGCTCAGGCGGTTGCGATCGGCGCAGGTGCCAATGCGGTCAACGCGGGATCGGTTGCGCTTGGAGCCGGTTCGATCGCCGGTCGCACGAATGCGGTATCGGTAGGTACGACAACGTCGCAGCGTCAGATCATCAATGTGGCCGAAGGTACCGCGGGCACGGACGCGGTCAACCTCAACCAGTTGAATGCTGCTATTGCAGGGGCGTCGGGTGGCGGGTCACCTGACGCGGTGGCGTATGACACTTCGGCACACGACCGGGTGACCTTCGGCGGCGTCGGTGCCGCGACTCCGGTCACGCTGACGAACCTTGCAGCAGGCAAGGCCGACACCGACGCGGTGAACGTCAGCCAGCTGAAGGCGATGGGCGCAGACCTCGACGACAGCGGCAAGGCAACGAACGCGTTCGTTGCCTACGACGACGCGTCGAAAGGCACGGTTACGCTGAAGGGCGCAGGCGGCACGAGGATCACCGGCCTGTCGGCCGCGACAGTGAACGCGAGCAGCACGGACGTGGTCAACGGTTCGCAACTGTACAACACGGCCAGCAGCGTGGCGGACGCACTGGGCGGCGCTTCGACGGTCGGCGCGGATGGCAGGATCACGAAGCCCGCGTACACGCTCGATGGCAACACGTATAACGATGTGGGCGCTGCACTCGCCGCCGTCGATGCGAAAGCTGCTTCTGGCGCGGTGGACGGCGTGAAATATGACACACCGGCACATGACAGGGTGACCTTCGGCGGCGTCGGCGCCGCGACTCCGGTCACGCTGACGAACCTTGCAGCAGGCAAGGCCGACACCGATGCGGTGAACGTCAGCCAGCTGAAGGCGATGGGCGCAGACCTCGACGACAGCGGCAAGGCAACGAACGCGTTCGTTGCCTACGACGACGCGTCGAAAGGCACGGTTACGCTGAAGGGCGCAGGCGGCACGAGGATCACCGGCCTGTCGGCTGCGGCAGTGAACGCGGGCAGCACGGACGCGGTCAACGGTTCGCAACTGTACAACACGGCCAGCAGCGTGGCGGACGCCCTGGGCGGTGCCTCGACGGTCGGCGCGGATGGCAGGATCACGAAGCCCGCGTACACGCTCGACGGGAACACGTATAACGATGTGGGCGCTGCACTCGCCGCCGTCGATGCGAAAGCTGCTTCTGGCGCGGTGGACGGCGTGAAATATGACACACCGGCACATGACAGGGTGACCTTCGGCGGCGCCGGTGCCGCGACTCCGGTCACGCTGACGAACCTTGCAGCAGGCAAGGCCGACACCGACGCGGTGAACGTCAGCCAGCTGAAGGCGATGGGCGCAGACCTCGACGACAGCGGCAAGGCAACGAACGCGTTCGTTGCCTACGACGACGCGTCGAAAGGCACGGTTACGCTGAAGGGCGCAGGCGGCACGAGGATCACCGGCGTGTCGGCCGCGACAGTGAACGCGAGCAGCACGGACGTGGTCAACGGTTCGCAACTGTACAACACGGCCAGCAGCGTGGCGGACGCCCTGGGCGGCGCCTCGACGGTCGGCGCGGATGGCAGGATCACGAAGCCCGCGTACACGCTCGACGGGAACACGTATAACGATGTCGGCGCAGCACTGACGGCGGTCAATGCGAAGGCCGGGACGGGTTCCGCAGATGGCGTCCAATACGACACACCGGTGCATGACAGGGTGACGTTCGGCGGCATCGGCACAACCACCCCTGTGACCCTGACGAACCTCGCCCCGGGGCAGGTATCGGCAGGCAGCAAGGACGCAATTAACGGTTCGCAGCTTTACAACACGGCCAGCACCGTAGCGGCCGCACTTGGCGGCGGTTCAACGGTTGACATATCCGGCAACGTCACAATTCCAGCTTATGTGATTGGACTGCAGACGTTCTCAGACGTTGGCTCTGCCTTGGATTATGCGACGAAGTACGTCAAGGTGACATCGACGTTCAGCCAGACTGTTGCATCCGGCGACAATGCGATCGCGATCGGCGGTGGTTCATTGGCGACCCACTCCGGGTCAGTGGCTATCGGTACAGGCGCGCGCGCTCTCTTCGACAATTCGATTGCCATCGGCACAAATTCGTCCACATCGGAGGCGAATACGGTGTCATTTGGGGGGCCGGGCAACGAGAGGCGAATCACCAACGTGGCGGACGGCAAGATTGAGACCGATGTGGCCACTGTAGGTCAGCTCACGGCAATGCAAAAGCAGTTGGCGGCGGAACTGACCAATATTGCTCCAACGTCAGCGCAAATGGCTCTCGCGGCCCCAATGGAGGCTCTCGCGGCCCCAATGGATGCATCTATCTTCGCTACTCCACCGGTGACAAGCTATATCGCAGTCAGCGACAGTGTCACGCAAGGGGCCGCGACCTATGCGGCGCCGGACACCACGAACGCGATGGCAATCGGCCCCGTGGCCTCCGCGTTCGGCGTGAATTCGACGACCATCGGCGCGGCCTCCAGCGCAATGAGCCTGGACGCGACAGCCGTCGGCGCAGGCGCAGGTGCGATTGCGCAAGGTACGACTGTGATCGGCGCGAACGCCACGAGCGGTGCCTATGCCACAAACGGCGTCGCGATCGGCAGTTATGCGAAGTCAGAGGGCGTCAACACGGTCGCGATTGGTTCCAGCAGCAACGTGCTGGGTGAAAACTCCGCGGGGATCGGCACGAACGTATTCGTTACCGCGGCGGCGACCAATGCAATGGCACTCGGCGCCAGCTCAACAGCTAGCGCGGTGGGTGCGGTTGCGCTCGGGGCCAATTCGATCGCAGACCGTGCCAACACAATATCTGTTGGCAGCAGCGCCGCGCAGCGCCAGCTTGTCAACCTTGCGGCAGGCACGACGGATACCGACGCCGTGAACGTTGGCCAGCTGAGCGGTATGACAGAGGCCTTGGGCGGTGGTGCGGGTGTGAACGCCGACGGCACGATCCGGCTGCCGACGTACACGATCGACGGCACGCCCTATTCGGACGTCGGCGCAGCACTTGTCGCCGTCGATTCGAAAGCTGCTTCTGGCGCGATGGACGGCGTGAAGTACGACACATCGTTGCACGACAAGGTGACCTTCGGCGGTGTCGGTGCATCTACCCCGGTCACGCTGACGAACCTTGCAGCAGGCAAGACTGACACCGACGCGGTGAACGTCAGCCAGCTGAAGGCGATGGGCGCAGACCTCGACGACAGCGGCAAGGCAACGAACGCGTTCGTTGCCTATGACGACGCGTCGAAAGGCACGATTACGCTGAAAGGCGCAGGCGGCACGAGCATCACCGGGCTGTCGGCCGCGAAGCTGAATGCGGGCAGCACGGACGCGGTCAATGGCTCGCAGCTCTACGAGACCAACCAGAACGTCGCCAACGTCGCCGGCGATGTCACCAATCTCACCAACACGGTGAACAACATCAGCAATGGCGGCGCGGGCGTGAAGTATTTCCACGCCAATTCGACGCTGGAGGATTCGTCGGCAACTGGCACGGAAGCGGTCGCGATCGGCGGCAATGCCAACGCGACGGCGGACACTTCGGTCGCGCTGGGCGCCAACGCTTCCGCGAACGTGAGCAACGCGGTTGCGCTTGGCGCCGGTTCGGTCGCGGATCGTGCCGATACGGTCTCGGTCGGCAGCGCCATGCTGCAACGCCAGATCGTCAACGTGGCGGCCGGTACGGCGGACCATGATGCGGTCAACGTGGCCCAGTTGAAGGGCGTGACAGCGGCGCTCGGTGGCGGCGCGGATGTGAACGGCGACGGCACGATCAAGCCTCCGTCCTACAAGGTCGGCGGACGGACATACGAGGATCTGGGCTCAGCCCTCGACGCTGCGTCGGCGGGAGGTTCGCCGGACGCCGTACTGTACGACACCTCCGCGCATGACAGGCTGACGCTCGGCAAAGACGCCCCTGGTGAAGTCGTGCTGACGAACGTCGCTGATGCAACCGCGGACACGGACGCGGTCAATCTCAGGCAGCTGAAGGCCGCCGGTCTCACCGTCGATCCGGAGACTGGCGCCAGCACCAATGCCTTTGTCACTTATGACGATCTGTCGAAGGGCGCGGTGACATTCAACCCGGGTGGGACGCCGACCCAGTTGAAGAACGTCGCCGCGGGCACGGATGCGTTCGATGCGGTCAACCTCAGCCAGATGGAGTCGTATGTCGCCACTTACGCCGGCAGCGGGAATGGAGGCAATGGTGGCAATGACGGAAATGGTGCCGTGGGTCCGAACGCGGTTCAATACGACGACGCCAGCCAGAACGTCGTGACGCTGGGCGGCGCCGGTCACGACCCCGTGAAGCTGACCAACGTTGCGGCCGGCACCGAAGCCAACGATGCCGTCAATTTCTCGCAGTTCTCCAGCCTGCAGAGCGCAGTGGACAACATCGCAGCCGGCACCGGCAACACGTACATCAGTATCGGCAGCAGCAGCGACCCGTCAGGCGGTACGCCAGCGTCCGCGAGCGGTACGGATTCGATCGCGATCGGCAACGGCGCGTCGGCGCCCGGCGCGGCGGCGATCGCGATCGGCGCCGGCACGTCGACGAGCGGTGATCATTCGGTGGCGTTGGGTGCCGGATCGTCAGCGCCAGCGTCGAATTCCGTAGCGCTCGGCGCGAACTCGGTCGCGGATCGCGACAACTCCGTCTCGATGGGGGCCGCTGGCGCGGAGCGTCAGATCACCAATGTGGCGGCAGGCACAACGCCCACAGACGCCGTCAACGTCGGTCAGATGAGCAGTGCGATTAACGGTGTCTACCAGTCCATGCACGATATGGACCGCGACTTCCGCCGCGGGATTGCGTCGTCCGCAGCACTGAACATCGTCACGCCGTATCTGCCCGGCCGCACGACGCTTAACGCGGGTGTCGCCGGCTATCGAGGCCAGGCGGCACTCGGGATCGGCGTATCGCGCTGGAACGAGAAGGGGACGGTCAACTACAACCTCGGCGTGTCGAGCGCCGGTGGTAACAGCACGATCGTCCGCGCCGGCCTCGGCATTGTGCTTGGCAGCTGA